A portion of the Nitrospira sp. genome contains these proteins:
- a CDS encoding ShlB/FhaC/HecB family hemolysin secretion/activation protein: MKRHQMGQGTSHNVQGFWWLAVHLFVTVSLILPSAGFGESVDRDHLLIKGFAFTGNTVVSQMELERLTQSYIGQSLALPDLERVAGTVQDLYKNKGYTLATAYIPQQDIRFGVVNIAILEGRVGDIVVTGNRHYSTEFIRGSFAQAMEDNVIRNVALERALLLLNNYPDLKVSAVLQPGASTGSTDIQVKAEDKRPLHATLDFNNYGFNTISRYRVGAGIEAGNVLFDGATLNLNGIIGNHPDQLLFGFGAYAVPIGVHGTKLVLSGSGGLFNVGAELAALGIEGRIQTFDISANHPFIKTRFQSLLADFGFAGKNNQLFTLSQQTGDDRIRELKLGVNYDRLDLSGRTYFSLYGFQGLGEALGGMPNNDPQSTRAGADDRFTKGTLTAGRIQSLGHDVLLLLRASGQLTTRPLVVIEQMLLGGPDSVRGYQLGERFVDEGYTLSAETRIPIFPSLMPTPLKHLQGDVFIDYGAGRLKNPQPGEVASTNLTGTGFGLQTELPYYSTKLRFDVGFPLGPTPSGGTISGDRSPIIYIQAIARF; the protein is encoded by the coding sequence GTGAAGCGACACCAGATGGGCCAGGGGACAAGTCACAACGTGCAGGGGTTTTGGTGGCTGGCCGTCCATCTCTTCGTCACAGTCTCCTTAATCCTCCCATCGGCTGGCTTCGGCGAATCCGTCGATCGCGACCATCTGCTGATAAAGGGGTTTGCGTTCACGGGGAACACCGTCGTCTCGCAGATGGAGCTGGAGAGACTGACTCAGTCCTATATCGGCCAGTCGCTCGCATTACCGGACCTTGAACGTGTGGCTGGAACCGTCCAGGACCTCTACAAGAATAAGGGCTACACTCTTGCCACCGCCTATATTCCTCAGCAGGACATCCGATTCGGCGTGGTGAACATCGCCATACTCGAGGGTCGGGTCGGAGACATCGTTGTCACAGGGAATCGGCACTATTCAACGGAATTCATCCGCGGCAGCTTCGCTCAAGCCATGGAAGACAACGTCATCCGCAATGTGGCGTTGGAGCGGGCTCTGCTGTTGCTGAATAATTATCCGGATCTGAAGGTCTCGGCCGTTTTGCAGCCGGGTGCCTCGACCGGCTCGACCGACATCCAGGTCAAGGCCGAGGACAAGCGTCCGCTGCATGCCACGTTGGACTTCAACAACTACGGCTTCAACACGATTTCTCGTTACCGCGTCGGTGCCGGAATCGAAGCCGGGAACGTTCTGTTCGACGGCGCCACGCTCAACCTGAACGGCATCATCGGAAATCATCCTGATCAGTTGCTCTTCGGTTTCGGCGCCTATGCTGTCCCGATCGGCGTACACGGAACCAAGCTTGTCCTGTCCGGATCGGGAGGCCTCTTCAACGTGGGAGCGGAGCTGGCGGCCCTCGGCATCGAAGGCCGTATTCAGACGTTTGATATCTCGGCGAACCACCCTTTCATCAAGACGCGGTTTCAGTCCCTGCTCGCCGATTTCGGCTTCGCTGGAAAGAACAATCAGCTCTTCACGCTCAGCCAGCAAACCGGAGACGACCGGATTCGGGAGTTGAAGTTGGGAGTCAACTACGATCGCCTCGACCTGTCCGGTCGTACCTACTTCTCGCTCTACGGTTTCCAGGGACTCGGCGAAGCGTTGGGAGGCATGCCGAACAACGACCCTCAATCGACAAGAGCCGGCGCAGACGACCGCTTCACGAAGGGAACCTTGACGGCCGGGAGAATCCAGAGCCTGGGTCATGATGTACTGTTGCTGCTGAGGGCAAGCGGCCAGCTGACGACTCGTCCTCTCGTCGTCATCGAGCAGATGCTCCTGGGGGGACCCGATTCAGTGCGAGGCTATCAACTCGGCGAACGGTTCGTGGACGAAGGCTACACCCTCTCCGCCGAGACACGGATCCCGATTTTCCCCTCTCTGATGCCCACCCCGCTGAAGCACTTGCAGGGGGACGTCTTCATTGATTACGGCGCAGGTCGGCTGAAGAATCCTCAACCGGGCGAGGTCGCGTCAACGAATCTGACCGGTACGGGGTTCGGGCTACAGACTGAGCTACCGTACTATTCGACCAAGCTGCGGTTTGACGTAGGTTTTCCCTTGGGACCCACGCCAAGCGGAGGCACGATTTCGGGAGATCGCTCTCCAATCATATATATACAGGCCATTGCGAGATTCTAA
- the pyrE gene encoding orotate phosphoribosyltransferase, which produces MTIGDTTKTEMKRALARAFHETRSFKWDSENGFVLASGERSPYYVDCRSLMAYPSARRLVGILANEALVGDEIDCLGGLELGAISIATTISDCGYRGSPPRDWRTFVVRKEAKDHGLGKLIEGAVRPGDRALVVDDVLTSGGSLLKAVAAARQTGLIVRQALVIVDRKEQNGRARVEQEGVSLIALLTIDDLTRQQATTA; this is translated from the coding sequence ATGACCATCGGAGATACGACGAAGACGGAGATGAAGCGTGCCTTGGCTCGAGCCTTTCACGAGACTCGGTCGTTCAAGTGGGATTCAGAGAACGGATTCGTGCTGGCTTCCGGAGAGAGGAGTCCGTACTACGTCGATTGTCGCTCGCTCATGGCCTATCCATCGGCACGTCGTCTCGTCGGGATTCTGGCGAATGAAGCCTTGGTCGGAGACGAGATTGACTGCCTCGGCGGACTCGAGCTCGGCGCGATCTCGATCGCGACGACGATCTCGGATTGCGGATATCGGGGCAGTCCGCCGCGCGACTGGCGTACGTTTGTCGTGCGCAAGGAAGCCAAGGACCATGGTTTGGGGAAATTGATCGAAGGGGCCGTGCGACCGGGAGACCGGGCTCTCGTTGTGGATGATGTGTTGACCAGCGGAGGCTCTCTGTTGAAGGCGGTGGCGGCAGCCAGACAGACCGGGTTGATCGTACGACAGGCGCTCGTGATTGTGGATCGCAAGGAGCAGAACGGCCGTGCGCGCGTGGAGCAAGAAGGCGTATCGCTCATCGCGCTTCTGACGATCGATGATCTCACCCGTCAGCAAGCGACGACGGCCTGA